A single window of Watersipora subatra chromosome 11, tzWatSuba1.1, whole genome shotgun sequence DNA harbors:
- the LOC137408254 gene encoding uncharacterized protein, translating to MKLHHIIFMGITTALLIAGTNGQGTRRGPYKRLPQFDELLAEAGNFDYRGKNAKTGRSLDTDIYTSDGKNVLFELDELEPVPCELERADNNRRPGATLVQADSAVGAGSCVTRRGPRRRGRGNELTGTGGNFRRNSRRGKRAATSDTSLRWPSTTIAYRLSAPASDPFEQTELDAINAAVAEYARYTCINLVPRTSEENYIEVIRDGGCYSSIGWIYWDQPNRLSLARGCASAKNIPIHEFMHALGIWHQQSRPDRDQHVMIINENILGGTTHNFFKLEPDEAVTAGTEYSYRSVMHYGRNAFSVSRELDTVVTKDPAYQDIIGRATTFSFEDLQLINHIYKCDQGCSNTCPLKSYRDRNCNCYCPNGSNYDEPAVLCSEVNECNMIGVSCNCGSRSNACSGLANTACSTNSGACECDAASGLIDGQCIRVEDAECTEVGQNCLCSRKSTNACSQLSNTQCNSGTNACECRSGHMLNPEGVCENINIPCNRIGEACFCSQKSNACGSLANSYCDLLTDRCECDEDFYVSPRAPGVCTRAPACTAVGSPCMCSVQGTDACTSLPGTQCDTAIESCVCMPSYELTPEGTCEPSLVSYISDGSSVAPFLRSSLTTPNNQFTPDAGDEPANELDRFGVELNGYRLRSVGRGANRYGVIETPVLPAGTWCVQYSYKMQYGAIWVQTSTDGINWRWRGVGANWVMRRWFRKELVYFTSDQLFVRFQAEMHPSASANEQWEVLLDPVVVKRC from the exons ATGAAGCTTCAtcatattatttttatg GGTATTACCACTGCACTTCTGATAGCCGGGACAAACGGACAAGGCACCAGACGTGGCCCTTACAAGCGTCTTCCACAGTTTGATGAACTACTCGCAGAAGCAGGGAACTTTGATTATCGCGGAAAAAATGCGAAAACTGGAA GAAGTCTCGATACTGACATCTACACGTCTGATGGTAAGAATGTCTTGTTTGAGCTCGACGAGTTAGAACCTGTACCCTGTGAGTTGGAAAGAGCCGACAACAACCGACGACCTGGTGCAACACTCGTGCAGGCCGACTCCGCAGTTGGAGCAGGAAGCTGTGTCACCCGCCGAGGACCTAGACGACGAGGTAGAGGTAATGAGCTGACCGGAACTGGTGGAAACTTTCGACGAAATTCTCGTCGCGGAAAACGAGCAGCGACGAGTGACACGTCGTTGAGGTGGCCATCGACCACTATAGCCTACAGGTTAAGCGCTCCTGCATCAGATCCTTTTG AGCAAACAGAACTTGATGCTATAAACGCTGCTGTGGCTGAGTACGCCAGGTACACATGCATAAACTTAGTGCCAAGGACCTCTGAAGAAAACTACATTGAAGTAATAAGAGATGGCGGATGTTACTCAAGTATCGGATGGATCTACTGGGACCAACCTAACAGACTCAGTCTTGCCCGTGGATGTGCCTCG GCAAAAAACATCCCAATTCATGAGTTTATGCATGCCCTTGGAATCTGGCATCAACAGAGCAGACCTGACCGTGATCAGCATGTAATGATTATTAATGAGAACATTCTGGGTGGCACCACtcacaacttttttaaattggaaCCAGATGAGGCAGTCACCGCTGGAACCGAGTACAGCTACAGGAGTGTGATGCACTATGGACGGAAT gcGTTTTCAGTGAGCAGGGAGTTGGATACAGTAGTAACTAAAGATCCGGCCTACCAGGACATCATTGGTCGAGCAACGACATTTTCCTTCGAGGACCTTCAATTAATCAACCACATCTACAAGTGTGACC AGGGATGCAGCAACACTTGTCCACTAAAGTCTTATAGAGACAGGAACTGTAACTGCTACTGTCCAAATGGAAGCAACTATGATGAACCTGCTGTTCTATGCTCTGAAGTGAATG AGTGCAACATGATTGGTGTATCCTGCAACTGTGGCAGCAGAAGTAATGCATGCAGTGGACTGGCTAACACTGCCTGCAGTACAAACTCAGGTGCTTGTGAATGTGATGCTGCTTCTGGACTCATCGATGGCCAGTGCATCAGAGTAGAAG ATGCTGAGTGTACTGAGGTTGGACAGAACTGCCTTTGTTCCAGAAAGTCGACAAATGCTTGTAGTCAGCTCTCCAACACTCAGTGTAACTCCGGAACCAATGCTTGTGAATGCAGATCTGGTCATATGCTGAACCCTGAAGGAGTTTGTGAAAATATAA ATATTCCATGCAACCGGATTGGTGAGGCCTGTTTCTGCTCTCAAAAGTCTAATGCTTGTGGTAGCCTGGCCAACAGCTACTGTGACCTGTTGACTGACAGGTGTGAATGTGATGAAGATTTCTACGTGTCTCCTCGGGCTCCAGGAGTCTGCACGAGGGCTCCAG CTTGTACTGCTGTCGGAAGCCCCTGCATGTGTTCTGTCCAAGGCACTGATGCTTGTACCTCCCTTCCTGGTACCCAATGTGACACCGCCATAGAATCTTGTGTCTGCATGCCTTCCTACGAGCTGACACCAGAGGGCACTTGTGAACCATCATTGGTCAGTTATATCAGCGACGGTTCTTCTGTAGCCCCATTTTTGAGGTCGAGTCTTACAACTCCCAACAACCAGTTCACGCCAGATGCTGGTGATGAACCAGCAAATGAGTTGGATCGTTTTGGTGTGGAGCTAAACGGATATCGTCTACGATCTGTTGGAAGG GGAGCCAACCGCTATGGAGTGATAGAAACACCTGTCTTGCCTGCCGGCACCTGGTGTGTCCAATACTCTTACAAAATGCAGTATGGAGCTATTTGGGTACAAACATCCACTGATGGCATAAACTGGAGATGGAGAGGTGTTGGTGCAAACTG GGTGATGAGAAGATGGTTCCGAAAGGAGTTGGTGTATTTCACCAGTGACCAGTTGTTT GTACGATTCCAAGCAGAGATGCATCCAAGTGCTAGCGCCAACGAGCAGTGGGAGGTTCTGTTGGATCCAGTTGTGGTCAAGCGGTGTTAA
- the LOC137407811 gene encoding testis-specific expressed protein 55-like translates to MDTDRRTDGQTDRQKNGQTDKRTDGQTDRRTDGQTDRRTDGQTDRRTDGQTDRRTDGQTDRRTDVQTYRRTDGQTDRRTDGQTDRRTDGQTDRRTDGQTDRRTVGQTDRRTDGQTDRRTDEQTDKRTNGQTDRRTDGQTDRRTDGQTDRRTDGQTDRRTDGQTDRRTDRWTDRLTDRRTYGWTDGWMDGWTDGLTYRQTDRRTDGQTDRRTDVQTDRRTDGQTDRRTDGQMEGQMDGQINR, encoded by the exons ATGGAT acggacagacggacagacggacagacggacagacagaaaAACGGACAAACGGACaaacggacagacggacagacggacagacggacagacggacagacggacagacggacagacggacagacggacagacggacagacggacagacggacagacggacagacggacagacggacagacggacagacgtaCAGACGTACAGACGtacagacggacagacggacagacggacagacggacagacggacagacggacagacggacagacggacagacggacagacggacagacggacagacggacagtcGGACaaacggacagacggacagacggacaaacggacagacggacagacgaaCAGACGGACAAACGGACaaacggacagacggacagacggacagacggacagacggacagacgtacagacggacagacggacagacgtacagacggacagacggacagacggacagacggacagacggacagacggacGGACAGATGGACGGACAGATTAACAGATAGGCGGACATACGgatggacagatggatggatggacggatggacagatggactgacatacagacagacggacagacggacagacggacagacggacagacgtaCAGACGtacagacggacagacggacagacggacagacggacagacggacGGACGGACAGATGGAaggacagatggatggacagatTAACAGATAG